The Pseudoxanthobacter soli DSM 19599 region ATGGAGGCGAAGGTCGGCATCACGCCGATCGCCAGCGTCGACAGCGCCATCAGGAGGATGGAGAGCGTGAACATCCGCTTGCGGCCGAACCGGTCGCCGAAATGGGCGATGACGATGCCGCCGAGCGGGCGCGCCAGATAGCCGGCGGCGAAGATCGCGAACGCCTGCACGCTGCGCAGCCAGTCCGGCATTTCCGGCGGGAAGAACAGCTGCCCGACGACCCCGACGAAGAACACGTAGATGATGAAGTCGTAGAACTCCAACGCGCCGCCCAGGGCGGAAAGCGTCAGCGTGCGGTAATCGCGCCGGTTCAAGGGCCGGCCGACGGCAATCTCGGTCATGACGGTCTCGTGGTCTGGATGCTGCGCGCGCCGCGGCCGGGGAGGAAGCGCCTGCGGGGCCGGCATCGATGCGGGCTTTGCGCGCCCTCATTATGGCGGAAATGCGGCTTGCGCAATAAACCTCACCGCAGACCGGCCATGCACGACATAAACGGGCGTCTTGCTGCAATCGGCGGTGCGAACGGTCGATCTATGAAGAAGCGGTGTCGATCAGCGAGAGGACGAGCGTCATCGGATGACGCGGCGTGCCGGTGAAACCGTGGTGCTCGTAGAACGTTCGGGCATCGTCCGAAATGGCGTGTACGAGAATGCCCCGGATGCCCAGGATGGCGGACGCGTGGCGGACGCGCAGCACGGCATCCTGCAGCAACGCGACGCCGAGGCCTCGCCCCTGCATCGAGCGGTCGACCGCGAGCCTGCCGAGAACGGCCATCGGAATCGGGTCGGGCATGTTCCGCCGCAGCCGGCCGGTCGCATCCGACGACGCGAGCGCACCCGATGCCAGCGCGTAATATCCTACCACCCGGCGTTCCGCTGTGGTCACGACATAGGTGCGGGACGCGCCGGAAATCTGGTTTGCCAGGGCGCGCCGCCGCAGCCAGTCGTCGAGCGCCGCTTCGCCGGACTGGAATGCCGTCAAGACATGCGTCTCCAGCAGCGGTGCCGG contains the following coding sequences:
- a CDS encoding GNAT family N-acetyltransferase produces the protein MELHAPAPLLETHVLTAFQSGEAALDDWLRRRALANQISGASRTYVVTTAERRVVGYYALASGALASSDATGRLRRNMPDPIPMAVLGRLAVDRSMQGRGLGVALLQDAVLRVRHASAILGIRGILVHAISDDARTFYEHHGFTGTPRHPMTLVLSLIDTASS